The nucleotide sequence CGCTCGCTCCCGCGCGCAACGCCTCGTAGACGTACTCGTCCAGGTTGAACGTGGTCACCACGAGCACCTTGACGGGATGCGGCACCCCGGCACCGGCCAGCAGGCGGGTGGCCTCGATGCCGTCGAGCACCGGCATGCGTACGTCCATCACCACGACCTCCGGGCGCAGCCGGCCGGCGAGCTCGACCGCGGTCCGCCCGTCCCCGCACTCACCCACCACTTCGAGGTCGGGCTGAGCGTCGATGATCGTCACCAGCCCGGTGCGGACCAGCGCCTGGTCATCGCAGACCAGGACCCGGATCGGCTCGGTCACGACGGGCTCCTCGCGGGTATCCGTGCCCGCACGACAAAACCGCCGCCCGTCCGCACGCCCGCGCTGAAGTCGCCGCCCAGGACGTCGACCCGTTCGCGCAACCCGGCCAGGCCCCGCCCGCTCCCGCCGGGAGACCCGGCGGGGGACCCGGCCCGCGAGCCGGAACCGTCCGTGCTGACCTCCACGGTGATCTCCCTTGCGCCGTGGTGCACCTGGACCGAGGTGCGGCTGCCGTGAGCGTACTTGAGGGCGTTCGTCAGGGCCTCCTGCACGATCCGGTAGGCCACGAGGTCGCCGCTGCCGGTCGATTCCGCCGGCGTGCCCTCCTCGGTGAACTCCACCGGCTGCCCGGCCCGGCGGGTCTGCTCCACGAGCGGGAGAAGCCTGCCGACGGCCGGCGTCCTGCCCTCGGTGCCGTAGTCCGGGTTGAGCAGATCGAGCAGGTGCCGCAGGTCGGTGACGGCCCGTCGGCCGGTGTCGGTGACGGCGGTCAGGGCCTGGTCGAGCCGGTCGGGCGCGGCGGTCAGATAGCGTGCCGCCTCGGCCTGCACGACCATCGCGGTCACGTGATGCGTCACGACGTCGTGGAGTTCGCGGGCGATGCGGGCACGTTCGGCGGTGCGGGTCTGCTCGGCGACGAGGCGGCGGCGTTCGGCCTCCGCGGCCCGGGTGGAGCGCAGCCACGACCCCATGCCCCACGGGAGGGCCAGCGCCAGGTAGTACAGCACGAACTCACCCGGCGATTCGGCGCCCGAACCGAGCCGGTAGAGCGCGACCGCCAGCGGCACATACGCCGCGGAGAAGAGGAGCGCGGTGGCGCGCCGGTGCCGTTCCAGATGGGACGCCACGCTCAGCAGCGCGACGGGCACCGCGGTACCCGCGAACGAGTGGTAACCGCGGAGCTGGTCGACGGCGAAGCCGACCGACACCAGGGCGAGACAGACGACCGGCCACCGCCGCCGCACGGCGAGCGGAAGGCACTGGAGGGCGACCGCCACGACGGCCAGTGCGTCGAAGGGACGGCCCGGCAGCCCGCCGAGCTGCGTCCCGTGGTTGTGGAACGCCGGTACGAGCGACCCGGCGAGGATCAGCAGCCCGAGCGGCAGATCCCGGACCGTGACATCGAACCGGCGCCACAGCTCCGGCACCCGCCGAACAGCGATCACCGGCACCGGTCTCATCATCGACTCCTTCGTCCCTCCACAGCCACATCACCGCGGCGAAGGGAAAACGCTACGCAGGGAAATCTCCAACGCGCGTCCTACGCGCGGTCCGCGGCCTGCGAGGTGACGCGCTCGATCGCCTGGACGGCAACGTCAGGCTGGTCGACGTAGATGTAGTGCTCGCTGTTCTTGGCGGTGCTCAGCCTGCTGCGGCTGGAGACCGCGAGCCACTTGCGCTGACCCTTGGACCACGCCCGCTCCAGGCCCGGCCCGTATTCGGGCACCGCCGCGAGGTATTGCTTCCCGTGGTGGATCACCTCCACCGGGATGTCCCCGGCGGAACGGACCTTCCCGTCCGGCACCGTGAGCATCTCCGGCTCCCCTCCGTGAAGGATCGCGAGGGTCTGATCACGCAATGCGACCGCCGGGCCGGTGGCGGATTCGGGAATTCCCTTGTTGAGATCGGCGGTCTGGGTCGGTGAGGTGGCGTCCATCAAGACCAGCCCCTTGACCCTGTCCTGATGGCCGGGGGCATACCGGGCGGCGATGAGCCCGCCCAGCGAATGCCCCGCCAGCACGACCGGACCGTCACCGGCGACACGATCGAGCACCGCGGTCAGAACCTTCCCCGTGCTGTCGAGCGTCTGAGGCCCATCCGGCTCGTCACTGGCCCCTTCGCCGAGCCGGTCGTAGGCACAGACCCGGTTCTTCTCACTCAGGGTCTTCTGGATCCCGGCCACCTTCTCCAGCCCGTCGCCACCCCCGGCCAGCAGCATGATGACCGGCCTGCCGTCCGCCGAAGTCCCCGAACAGGACACGTTCACCAACCGGCCGCCGACCTCGATCTTCTTGGTACCGGTGAGCAAGCCCTCATCAGCCGCCTTCCCCGGAGCGGCGGTGGACCTCCCACCCGCGGATGCGTCCGCATCCGCCTTCGTGGAGTCCTCACAGCCGACAAGCCCCGCACCTGCCACGGCACACGACAGCGCGAGCACTGCGGACAGCCGACCATTGCGGACCATGTTTGCTCCCCAGTAAGAGAATTGACGCCGAAAAGGCCACTTTTAGTGGCGGTCGACGCAATGCGCCGCCACATCCGCGGCCGAAGCACCGCGGCGATCTCGAACGCTACGGATCCGGCCCCCCGGAATCGTCACCACACGGTGGACACCCACACGTAGCTCGCACGGGGGACAGGCCCCCACAAGGCCCGACGCGAGCCAGGTCACGGCATCTGAGCCAAACGGAAAAGGCCCGGGTCACAGAAAATGTGACCCGGGCCTCAAGTGAGCCGCCTAAGGGAATCGAACCCTTGACCTACGCATTACGAGTTGTCCGATCTTAATCCACCGGCTTCCACAGGCATCCGCCACGAGAACGGAACACCTGGTCAGTGTTGGTGCCGGACAACCACGGACCAAGGGGGACCATCCCAGATTCCCCGCCAACTGAGACCACAACTGAGACTGAGGAGTCTTGAGACCACTGGCTCCCGCAGAGAGCGTGCCCCGCCTCATCGTTAACGATCGTGTCCGCGACGAAGTCCCGATTCCATGCAACTCTCGCCGCCGCTCAGCCGATACTGACCCAACATGAGGAACGCGTACGCTCGGTGCTGGAGAGCGAGACATCCAGCCGGCCTGCAGAGGGGACTGAGATGGGGGCACGCAGTAGGCCGTCGGGCAGAGAAAGGTCTACGGTCACCGTTCGCCACGAGAGTCGGCAGGCCATGCGGTGACGGACTACACCTTCCAGGCGATAGGGGCCGGATCCGTCGCCGCCCATCACATCGGGACAGCGATCACCGGCCAGGTCAACGTTCTGACGGCCGAGTTGCTGAACTCGGCGCGCGATGTCCAGGCACCTTCCGGACTCACCAACGTGCCGCCGCTCCCCCTGTGTTTCGGCCGCACGAGCGAGCTGGGCTGGCTGCGCGGCACGCTCGGGCAGCCGGCCGCCGGGACTGCCGTCGTCCAAGGCCTCGGCGGCGTGGGAAAGAGCACCCTCGCGCTTGCATATGCCCACAGACACCGTCGCGACTACACCGTGATGTGGTGGATTGCCGCCGCATCACCCGACCACATCGAGCAATCGCTGGCCGACCTCGCTCTGCGACTGATCCCCGTGTGGGCCGGCAGCACGTCTATCGAAGAACGCGCCGCCTGGGCGATGTCGTGGCTACAGTGGCATCCGGGGTGGCTGCTGATCTTCGACAACGTTGAGGATCCGGCCGATCTGCAGCCCTACGTCAGCACGTCTAACGGCCACGTCATCGCTACCAGCCGACGATCAGCTAGCTGGCCGACCTCCGTCGCAACGCTGGCCCTCGACGTACTCGACCTGGCTGCAGCGAGTGAACTCCTCTGTAGCCAGGTGCTCGGCACGACTTCGCCGACCCACCGTCAGATACAGGAGACCCGGGCCCTCTCGGCCGACCTGGGGCAGCTTCCCATCGCCCTGATGCAGGCTGGCGCCTACCTCGCGCAGAACCCAACGATCAGCATCGAACGTTACCGCCGAAGGCTGATAGGCGCGTTGGACAAGGCTCCCGAAGGTGTAGACCCTGAGCGCACCGTCGCCCGGATCTGGCGCCAGACGATTAGCACCCTCACGGAGCGCAGCCCTCTGGCAGTCCGGGTCCTGTCCACACTGGCGTGGCTAGCCCCCGACGACATCCCAGTTGAGTTGCTGACCCCTATCACCGACGACAGCGATGACCTTCACGAAGCCCTTGGGGTGCTTGCTGTCTACTGCATGGTCTCCCTCACTCAGGACTCGGTGAGCATCCACCGCCTCGTCCAGACCACGCTCCGGAACCAGCCGCCCATCGGTGACAGCGCGCCAACCGGCAGGCTAGAGGCCGAACGGCTGCTGAGCGCTGCGGTCGCCCCCCTGGGAGAACCGCCCGACTCTGGCCGGTCCCCCGCCTGGGATCGGCTGCTCCCGCACCTCGTCGCGCTCGCTGCCACTACTCCTGACGGGCACGCTGACACCTTTCCCGCCGGACGGTACGCGAGCGCTGCACTCTATCTCCAGGGCCTCGGTCATGACGCACGCGCCGTTCCACTGCTCACGGCGGCCCTCGCCCGCTGCGAAGCGCTCGCTGGCGCCGAGCACGAAATCACCATGAAGGTCCGTTCGAACCTGGGCGACGCCTACTACGGAGCCGGGGACTTCGAACGGTCCATCGCCATCCTCGAACCGTTGGTCGCCCAGTGCGCGCAGGTACTCGGCGACTCGCATCCGGGGACGCTCACCGTCGCCGCTAACCTTGCCAACTCGTACCGTGACTCCGGCGATCTGGCCCGTGCCATCACACTCCACGAGGAGACGTTGGCCCGGCGTAGGCACGCACTTGGCAACGATCACCCCGACACTCTCGTCAGCTGCGAGGAACTGGCCCGCACCTACCATGCGTCCGGCGACTTGGATCGTGCTGTCTCTCTGCATGAGGCCACACTCACGCAGTACCAGCGACTCCTAGGACCAACTCACCCTGCCACGCTGTCCAGCCAGCACGGTCTAGCAGCGGTCTACCTCGCTTCAGGCGACCTGTCCCGCGCCATTCCGATGTACACCGCCGTCTTCGCACAACGGCAGCAGGCGCTCGGCGACAGCGATCCCGAGACCATCACCAGCCGGAACAACCTTGCCTACGCCTATCTGACCGCCGGACGCCCTGACCAGGCAGCGCAGCACCTCAAGACGGCCCTGGCCCGGTGCGAGGAGGTGTACGGCGAGACGCACCCAGAGACCATTGCCGTCCGTGCGAACCTCGGCTGTGCCTACCGGGACGCTGGAGACTCCACCCGTTCGCTTCCATTGCTGGAGACCGCGGCCGCGCAGAGCGCCCACCTTCTCGGCGATGCCCACCCCCAGACCCTGACCACCAGGAACGGACTGGCGCGGGCATACCAGGCCGCCGGCCACGATGGACGGGCGATCGCCCAGTACGACACCATCCTCAAGCACCGTGCCGCGCTGCTCGGCGAGACCCACCCCCATACCATCGCCACTCGAAGCGGCCTCGCGAATGCACACCTCGCGGCGGGCGACCCTGATCGCGCCGTCCCGCTGTTCGAAACAGTCGTCGCCCAGTGCGAGCAGGTCTTCGGCGAGTCACACCCGGACACCCTGTCCAACTACATCGGCCTGGCCGACGCACTACGCCAGACGGACAATCCGGCACGGGCCGTGCCCCTCTCGGAGTCAACGCTGGAGCGGTGCGTCCGTTCGCTCGGCGAGGACCACCCGCACACCATGGTGTGTCGGAGCAACCTGGCCCTCGCACACCTCACAGTTGGCGACGCTCCGCGCGCCGTCCAGCTCCTCGAAGGCGCCGTGTGCAACGCCAGCCTCATCTTCGGCGACACACACCCGCACACGGTCACCAGCCGGATAAACCTGGCCGCCGCTCACATGGAGTCCGACAACGCGGCACAGGCAGTCGCCGTCCTGGAGGACGTCCGCGCCCAGCTGGAGGCCGAACTCGGCCGGGTCCACCCGCAAACACTTCACTGCACCGCCATGCTGGCCCGCGCCCTCGGCGGGTCCGGCGGCCTCCCCCGGGCGACCGAACTGCTGGAACACAGCGTTGCGCTCGCCGAGAAGGAACTCGGCGTCACCCACCCGAACACAGTCAAGCAACGGCAGTACCTGGCTGAGATCTACCGGGCCAACGACCAACCCGACTTGGCTGTGCCGCTGTACGAAGCCAACCTCACCCACTGGCAGCAGACCCTCGGCGACCACCCCAACGTCCTGAACGCCCAACTCACCCTGGCGGACACCCACCGGGAAGCCGGTGCACACCAAAAGGCGATCGCCGTCTATCGCGTAGCCCTCGGCCGGATCGAGCCCACCCTGGGCCCGGAGAACCCGCTCGTCGCACAGATCCGCGCGAGGATCGACGCAGCCGAGTACGCCGCTTCGAGGTCTGACCTTTAGTACTCCATTGAAGCTCTCCGTTTCCCTGGTCAGCGATCTGCCAGTCGGGAGCGTAGCCAGGCGGCGCCAGGGGCGGGAAGGTGTTCGCTGGCCAGCGTGGAGTAAGACCGGTCGACGTTCCGCGAATGCAGAGTTGCCGCGTGCACGCTGGCTGGGCGGCTTAATCTGGTGCCCTGGCGTCAGTCATTGACAGGATTTCGGGGGTGGGTTGTGGGAGCGGAGATCGTGCAGTTTCTGGAGCAGGCAGGGCCGTATCTAAGCGCGGCTCTGGGTACCTATGGTGCGGGGGTACTTGCCCGAGCTGAGGACGCTGCGGTGGGAGCCACGGCGAATGCAGGGCGCAGCATCTTGCACGCGGTCTGGCGGCGCCGGAGCCCGGCCGGACGGCCCGAGCTGGAGGCGGCGGTGCGTGAGGCGGCCG is from Streptomyces hygroscopicus and encodes:
- a CDS encoding histidine kinase — its product is MRPVPVIAVRRVPELWRRFDVTVRDLPLGLLILAGSLVPAFHNHGTQLGGLPGRPFDALAVVAVALQCLPLAVRRRWPVVCLALVSVGFAVDQLRGYHSFAGTAVPVALLSVASHLERHRRATALLFSAAYVPLAVALYRLGSGAESPGEFVLYYLALALPWGMGSWLRSTRAAEAERRRLVAEQTRTAERARIARELHDVVTHHVTAMVVQAEAARYLTAAPDRLDQALTAVTDTGRRAVTDLRHLLDLLNPDYGTEGRTPAVGRLLPLVEQTRRAGQPVEFTEEGTPAESTGSGDLVAYRIVQEALTNALKYAHGSRTSVQVHHGAREITVEVSTDGSGSRAGSPAGSPGGSGRGLAGLRERVDVLGGDFSAGVRTGGGFVVRARIPARSPS
- a CDS encoding hydrolase, with product MVRNGRLSAVLALSCAVAGAGLVGCEDSTKADADASAGGRSTAAPGKAADEGLLTGTKKIEVGGRLVNVSCSGTSADGRPVIMLLAGGGDGLEKVAGIQKTLSEKNRVCAYDRLGEGASDEPDGPQTLDSTGKVLTAVLDRVAGDGPVVLAGHSLGGLIAARYAPGHQDRVKGLVLMDATSPTQTADLNKGIPESATGPAVALRDQTLAILHGGEPEMLTVPDGKVRSAGDIPVEVIHHGKQYLAAVPEYGPGLERAWSKGQRKWLAVSSRSRLSTAKNSEHYIYVDQPDVAVQAIERVTSQAADRA